In Tessaracoccus flavus, the following are encoded in one genomic region:
- a CDS encoding S49 family peptidase has translation MGLKDLLGKITGDTPVVLELDMARGVLVAKPTNPLQAVQLINSPTLNALRSHLREASRDARVLGLIVHAVPSGTALAYVEEIAGLIEDFGESKKTMAWSESFGELGQGLGAYRLAAAAQQIWLQPTGAVNIEGVEVSMTLLKGLFNKAGAEPQFGQRHEYKTAADTYAADHVTEANREMTSRLGQSIVEEFVAAVARLRSIPPERVWDGVNGSPLTAEQALELGLIDRVGYRDEAYAATLEEWGAEADHLLFAHRYTNKAAMAKKLAPKQPKVAVVTLRGAIVTGRGQRSPMGGDQSGSDVVDEHLRAALRDEDVKAVVFEVDSPGGSAVASDFIRRSVLRLREAGKPVVAHMGAVAASGGYYVAMPCDEIVAEPSTLTGSIGVLAGKVVTRGTYDKLGLVRETIPVGAAAGMLSSAHEFSDDDWDRLNRWLDRVYLDFTTFAAQDRGMDHDHLESLARGRVWTGADARDRGLVDHLGGQWLAVERACALAGLDERRTKLTHIGDAGLLTLLKPATSTEGAVGGANLPDAEGVLTALAARVGLHGRGALTMPWGLRIS, from the coding sequence ATGGGACTCAAAGACCTCCTCGGCAAGATCACCGGCGACACGCCGGTGGTGCTCGAACTCGACATGGCTCGCGGCGTGCTCGTGGCCAAGCCCACCAACCCCCTGCAGGCCGTGCAGCTCATCAACAGCCCGACGCTCAACGCGTTGCGATCCCACCTTCGCGAGGCCTCCAGGGACGCGCGGGTCCTCGGACTGATCGTCCACGCCGTGCCGTCAGGCACGGCGCTGGCGTACGTGGAGGAGATCGCAGGGCTCATCGAGGATTTCGGGGAGTCGAAGAAGACGATGGCCTGGTCTGAATCCTTCGGGGAACTTGGCCAGGGGCTGGGCGCCTACCGGCTCGCCGCCGCGGCTCAGCAGATCTGGCTTCAGCCGACCGGCGCGGTGAACATCGAGGGCGTCGAGGTCTCGATGACCCTGCTCAAGGGACTTTTCAACAAGGCCGGCGCCGAGCCGCAGTTCGGCCAGCGCCACGAGTACAAGACCGCCGCTGACACCTACGCGGCCGATCACGTCACCGAGGCCAACCGTGAGATGACTTCGCGGCTCGGCCAGTCGATCGTCGAGGAGTTCGTGGCGGCGGTGGCCCGACTCCGCTCGATCCCTCCCGAGCGGGTGTGGGACGGGGTCAACGGCTCGCCACTGACCGCGGAGCAGGCGCTCGAGCTCGGCCTCATCGACCGTGTGGGCTACCGGGACGAGGCTTACGCGGCCACGCTGGAGGAGTGGGGGGCGGAAGCGGACCACCTGCTCTTCGCGCACCGCTACACCAACAAGGCGGCGATGGCGAAGAAGCTGGCGCCCAAGCAGCCCAAGGTGGCCGTCGTGACGCTGCGGGGGGCGATCGTCACCGGGCGGGGACAGCGCTCACCCATGGGGGGAGACCAGTCGGGATCCGACGTCGTCGACGAGCATCTCCGTGCCGCGCTGAGGGACGAGGACGTCAAGGCCGTCGTGTTCGAGGTGGACTCACCCGGTGGCTCAGCGGTCGCGAGCGACTTCATCCGACGCTCGGTGCTGCGGCTCCGCGAGGCGGGCAAGCCCGTCGTCGCGCACATGGGTGCGGTGGCGGCGTCCGGCGGCTACTACGTCGCGATGCCCTGCGACGAGATCGTGGCGGAGCCGTCGACGCTGACCGGTTCCATCGGCGTTCTGGCCGGCAAGGTCGTGACGCGAGGCACGTACGACAAGCTGGGGCTCGTCCGCGAGACCATCCCGGTGGGCGCCGCGGCGGGCATGCTCAGCTCCGCCCACGAGTTCTCCGACGACGACTGGGACCGGCTCAACCGGTGGCTTGATCGGGTCTACCTCGACTTCACCACCTTCGCCGCACAGGACCGCGGGATGGACCACGACCATCTCGAGTCACTGGCGCGAGGCCGCGTGTGGACCGGGGCGGACGCCAGGGACAGGGGCCTCGTCGACCACCTGGGAGGCCAGTGGCTCGCCGTCGAGCGGGCGTGCGCGCTCGCTGGTCTGGACGAGCGACGCACGAAGCTCACCCACATCGGCGACGCCGGGCTGCTCACCCTGCTCAAGCCGGCCACGTCCACGGAGGGCGCGGTAGGTGGCGCCAATCTGCCCGACGCTGAGGGGGTGCTCACCGCACTCGCTGCCAGAGTGGGCCTCCACGGGCGCGGCGCGCTCACCATGCCCTGGGGTCTGCGTATCTCCTGA
- the tkt gene encoding transketolase, translated as MTLEWTDKDAKAVDTARILAADAVEKVGNGHPGTPVSLAPVAYLLYQKVMNTDPSDDLWIGRDRFVLSAGHASLTQYTQLYLAGLDMELDDIKALRTWGSKTPGHPEYGHTKFVECTTGPLGAGVSNAVGMAMAARRERGIYEPEAAAGESLFDRMIYCIAGDGCLQEGISSEASSLAATQNLGNLVLIYDDNRITIEGKTKIAFSEDVSARYEAYGWHVQHVDWTNGGTEYVEDVEALHAAIEEAKKVTDKPSFIKLTTIIGWPLPNKQGHHSVHGSKIGGDEIAALKEALGFEPEPFAIDESVVEYTRANAAERGRAAREAWDAKFKEWEQANPERAELLKRARARKLPQDLSLPVFEEGKKATRAASGEVLTALASQLPELWGGSADLAGSNNTTMKGEPSFLPDERATDEWPGNQYGRTLHFGIREHAMGGILNGINMSALTRAYGGTFLVFSDYMRPAVRLAAITRVPSIFVWTHDSVGVGEDGPTHQPVEHLAALRAIPGLDVVRPSDANETSVAWGEILRRADRPAGLILSRQDLRTIARGEKYASAEGVANGAYVVSEASSEPTLILIASGSEVEVALDAQEKLEADGVSTRVVSMPCQEWFDEQPAEYRESVLPAAVTARVSIEAGIAMGWSKYVGEKGTSVSLEHYGASASGAKCFEEFGFTVDNLVSTAKALLG; from the coding sequence GTGACCCTTGAGTGGACCGACAAGGACGCCAAGGCGGTCGACACCGCCCGCATCTTGGCCGCCGATGCTGTAGAGAAGGTCGGCAACGGCCACCCAGGCACCCCGGTGTCGCTGGCGCCGGTGGCGTACCTGCTGTACCAGAAGGTGATGAACACCGACCCGTCCGACGACCTCTGGATCGGCCGGGACCGCTTCGTGCTGTCCGCCGGTCACGCGTCGCTGACGCAGTACACCCAGCTGTACCTCGCCGGCCTCGACATGGAACTGGACGACATCAAGGCCCTGCGCACCTGGGGTTCGAAGACCCCTGGCCACCCCGAGTACGGGCACACCAAGTTCGTGGAGTGCACCACCGGCCCACTGGGTGCCGGCGTCAGCAACGCCGTCGGCATGGCCATGGCGGCGCGCCGGGAGCGGGGCATCTACGAGCCGGAGGCCGCCGCAGGTGAGTCGCTGTTCGACCGCATGATCTACTGCATCGCCGGCGACGGCTGCCTGCAGGAGGGCATCTCGTCCGAGGCGTCCTCGCTCGCAGCGACGCAGAACCTCGGCAACCTCGTCCTCATCTACGACGACAACCGCATCACGATCGAAGGCAAGACGAAGATTGCCTTCTCTGAAGACGTGTCGGCGCGCTACGAGGCGTACGGCTGGCACGTGCAGCACGTCGACTGGACCAACGGCGGCACGGAGTACGTCGAAGACGTCGAGGCGCTCCACGCGGCGATCGAGGAGGCCAAGAAGGTCACCGACAAGCCCAGCTTCATCAAGCTGACCACCATCATCGGGTGGCCCCTGCCCAACAAGCAGGGCCATCACTCGGTCCACGGGTCGAAGATCGGCGGCGACGAGATCGCGGCGCTCAAGGAGGCCCTCGGATTCGAGCCCGAGCCCTTCGCGATCGATGAGTCCGTCGTCGAGTACACCCGCGCGAACGCGGCGGAGCGCGGCCGTGCGGCCCGCGAGGCGTGGGACGCGAAGTTCAAGGAGTGGGAGCAGGCCAATCCCGAGCGTGCCGAGCTGCTGAAGCGGGCGCGGGCACGGAAGTTGCCGCAGGACCTCAGCCTCCCCGTCTTCGAGGAGGGTAAGAAGGCGACTCGCGCCGCTTCCGGCGAGGTGCTCACGGCTCTGGCCAGCCAGCTTCCCGAGCTGTGGGGCGGCTCCGCCGACCTGGCCGGCTCGAACAACACCACCATGAAGGGTGAGCCGAGCTTCCTTCCTGACGAGCGCGCGACCGACGAGTGGCCCGGCAACCAGTACGGCCGGACGCTGCACTTCGGTATTCGCGAGCACGCGATGGGCGGCATCCTCAACGGCATCAACATGTCGGCGCTCACCCGGGCCTACGGCGGCACGTTCCTCGTGTTCTCCGACTACATGCGCCCCGCCGTCCGGCTGGCCGCGATCACTCGGGTACCGTCGATCTTCGTCTGGACCCATGATTCGGTGGGCGTGGGCGAGGACGGACCCACCCACCAGCCCGTCGAGCACCTGGCGGCGCTGCGCGCCATCCCGGGCCTCGACGTCGTGCGGCCCTCCGACGCCAACGAGACCTCCGTCGCCTGGGGCGAAATCCTGCGCCGGGCTGACCGCCCCGCGGGTCTGATCCTGTCCCGGCAGGACCTGCGCACGATTGCCCGCGGCGAGAAGTACGCCTCAGCGGAGGGCGTCGCCAACGGGGCCTACGTTGTGAGCGAGGCCTCCTCTGAGCCGACGCTGATCCTCATCGCCTCCGGCTCGGAGGTCGAGGTGGCGCTCGATGCCCAGGAGAAGCTGGAGGCCGACGGCGTTTCCACCAGGGTCGTCTCGATGCCCTGCCAGGAGTGGTTCGACGAGCAGCCCGCCGAGTACCGCGAGTCGGTGCTGCCCGCAGCCGTCACGGCGAGGGTCAGCATCGAGGCCGGCATCGCCATGGGCTGGTCCAAGTACGTCGGTGAGAAGGGCACGTCGGTGAGCCTTGAGCATTACGGCGCCTCGGCGTCGGGCGCCAAGTGCTTCGAGGAGTTCGGGTTCACCGTCGACAACCTCGTGAGCACCGCGAAGGCGCTGCTGGGCTGA
- a CDS encoding phosphoribosyltransferase, with product MAYHADSTDHADKEVLTWEGFGRAQRELAQAVLDSGFEPTIIIAVARGGMSLAGALTYALGVKLTDAINVEFYTDVHETLPDPVLLAPMLDTESIAGQRILVADDVADSGRTLGLVMKLLRGFGADVRSAVLYSKPSTIVAPDYVWKATDQWIVFPWSDEPPVQRRGGQGG from the coding sequence ATGGCTTATCACGCGGATTCCACCGACCACGCTGACAAAGAGGTGCTCACCTGGGAGGGCTTCGGTCGTGCTCAGCGCGAGCTCGCCCAGGCCGTCCTGGATTCAGGATTCGAGCCCACCATCATCATCGCCGTGGCCAGGGGTGGCATGTCGCTCGCCGGGGCGCTCACCTACGCGCTCGGCGTCAAGCTCACCGATGCCATCAACGTCGAGTTCTACACCGACGTCCACGAGACCCTGCCGGACCCGGTGCTGCTGGCTCCGATGCTCGACACCGAATCGATCGCCGGTCAGCGGATTCTCGTGGCCGATGACGTGGCGGACTCGGGTCGCACGCTCGGCCTTGTCATGAAGCTCCTGCGGGGCTTCGGCGCGGACGTCCGCAGCGCGGTGCTGTACTCGAAGCCGTCGACCATCGTCGCGCCCGACTACGTGTGGAAGGCCACCGACCAGTGGATCGTGTTCCCGTGGTCGGACGAGCCGCCGGTGCAGCGCAGGGGAGGACAGGGTGGCTGA
- a CDS encoding GNAT family N-acetyltransferase encodes MPTIRPARLHDLSAITEIYNEAGVGTTASWALEPVTLEDRRAWFMSLTRKDYPVLVLVDADSIVGFASYGPFRPLAGWAPTVEHSVYIREGYRSAGGGRMLLNALIDYARGRGVRTMVGVIDGANDHSVAFHERMGFTQVGRIEEAGLKFGQWHDAVFMARKIDDGPPS; translated from the coding sequence ATGCCCACGATTCGTCCCGCCCGGCTGCACGATCTGTCCGCGATCACCGAGATCTACAACGAGGCTGGTGTCGGCACCACGGCGTCCTGGGCGCTGGAACCGGTCACCCTCGAGGACCGCCGCGCCTGGTTCATGTCCTTGACGCGGAAGGACTACCCGGTGCTGGTCCTGGTGGATGCCGATTCGATCGTCGGGTTCGCCAGCTACGGACCCTTCCGACCGCTCGCAGGCTGGGCACCGACGGTGGAGCACAGCGTCTACATCCGCGAGGGGTACCGGTCCGCCGGCGGCGGGCGAATGCTCCTGAACGCCCTCATCGACTACGCCCGCGGACGGGGCGTGCGCACCATGGTGGGCGTGATCGACGGCGCCAACGACCACTCGGTGGCGTTCCACGAGCGGATGGGGTTCACCCAGGTGGGCCGCATCGAGGAGGCCGGACTCAAGTTCGGCCAGTGGCACGACGCCGTGTTCATGGCGCGGAAGATCGACGACGGCCCGCCCAGCTGA
- a CDS encoding MBL fold metallo-hydrolase: MTVRRVAPSAEPMPLAAPGSVYNAWVVGDERETIVIDAPHDAESILSAVAGRRVLAVLCTHAAGVRAAPDLAERTGAPIWVHPEASAGWYRAHPVRDWDCDLALGQEFSVGAVTLEVISDPTPRSPGVVLYSPTLGCVFTGALTGVDAESAWEELSALPPETVIHPGHGPDSVLVEHLSSRT, translated from the coding sequence ATGACCGTCCGTCGGGTGGCCCCGTCCGCCGAGCCGATGCCGCTGGCAGCACCGGGGTCGGTGTACAACGCATGGGTGGTGGGGGACGAGCGCGAGACGATCGTCATCGACGCCCCCCACGACGCGGAGAGCATCCTCAGCGCGGTCGCCGGCCGCCGCGTATTGGCGGTCCTCTGCACGCACGCGGCTGGGGTGCGGGCGGCGCCGGACCTCGCGGAACGGACAGGGGCGCCCATCTGGGTCCACCCGGAGGCCTCGGCCGGCTGGTACCGCGCGCATCCGGTCCGCGACTGGGACTGTGATCTGGCGCTGGGCCAGGAGTTCAGCGTCGGAGCGGTCACGCTCGAGGTGATCTCCGACCCCACCCCGCGGAGCCCTGGGGTTGTCCTCTACTCGCCCACCCTCGGCTGCGTCTTCACGGGCGCGCTCACCGGGGTGGACGCCGAGTCAGCATGGGAGGAACTGAGCGCTCTCCCCCCTGAGACGGTGATCCACCCGGGACATGGCCCGGACAGCGTGCTCGTCGAGCATCTGTCGTCGCGGACCTGA
- a CDS encoding DUF5302 family protein, translating to MSEDQEAVPLDPKEAMRQALERKKQGQGQHGPGGPEADRALGHAHGQMGGKRQFRRKAGG from the coding sequence ATGAGCGAAGACCAGGAAGCCGTGCCGCTGGACCCCAAGGAGGCCATGCGTCAGGCACTTGAGCGGAAGAAGCAGGGCCAGGGCCAGCACGGGCCGGGCGGTCCGGAGGCCGACCGGGCGCTCGGGCACGCGCACGGCCAGATGGGCGGTAAGCGCCAGTTCCGCCGGAAGGCCGGCGGCTGA
- a CDS encoding NUDIX hydrolase, which produces MPPVIHVSAVVLRDRLGAVLFVRKRATTMWMNPGGKPEPGEDPAQCGAREVAEELGLHLDAERLVSMGALVAAAANEPGHAVMADVFEWPDPIDRGVQPAAEIDAVRWVGVEEFGDADLAPLFVEQIAPRLRSFSA; this is translated from the coding sequence GTGCCTCCCGTGATCCATGTCTCCGCCGTCGTGCTGCGCGACAGGCTGGGAGCGGTGCTCTTCGTCCGGAAGCGGGCAACGACGATGTGGATGAATCCGGGAGGAAAGCCCGAACCGGGGGAAGACCCCGCGCAGTGCGGGGCGCGTGAAGTGGCGGAGGAACTGGGTCTCCACCTGGACGCCGAAAGGTTGGTGTCGATGGGCGCCCTCGTGGCCGCGGCCGCCAACGAGCCCGGCCACGCAGTCATGGCGGACGTCTTTGAGTGGCCCGACCCGATCGACCGCGGCGTGCAGCCGGCGGCGGAGATCGACGCGGTGCGCTGGGTCGGCGTCGAGGAGTTCGGGGACGCCGACCTGGCGCCGCTCTTCGTTGAACAGATAGCCCCGCGCCTGCGAAGCTTCAGCGCCTAG
- a CDS encoding isochorismatase family protein, whose protein sequence is MTEPNAVTRALIVVDVQVDFCEGGALGVEGGNDVARRIADLLGSDHGYSHVVATRDHHIDPGPHFSDEPDYVDRWPPHCVVGTPGQQFHPALLRAPFDAVFDKGSYEAAYSGFEGTIGGEPEGDTLAQWLGRHGVTAVDVCGIATDYCVRATATDAAREGFDTRVLGTLIAAVHPANVPGVVTELAEERVEWVA, encoded by the coding sequence ATGACCGAGCCGAACGCGGTAACCAGGGCCCTCATCGTCGTCGATGTGCAGGTCGACTTCTGCGAGGGCGGCGCCCTCGGCGTCGAGGGTGGTAACGACGTGGCCCGACGGATCGCGGATCTCCTGGGCTCCGATCATGGGTACAGCCACGTGGTGGCCACCCGAGACCACCACATCGATCCAGGCCCCCATTTCTCCGACGAACCCGACTACGTCGACAGGTGGCCGCCTCACTGCGTGGTCGGCACCCCGGGCCAGCAGTTCCACCCGGCTCTGCTCCGCGCACCGTTCGACGCGGTCTTCGACAAGGGCTCCTACGAGGCCGCCTATTCAGGGTTCGAAGGGACGATCGGGGGCGAACCGGAGGGCGACACGCTGGCGCAGTGGCTCGGCCGACACGGTGTGACGGCAGTCGACGTCTGCGGTATCGCCACCGACTACTGTGTCCGGGCCACGGCCACCGACGCGGCGCGCGAGGGATTCGACACCCGCGTGCTGGGGACGCTGATCGCCGCGGTCCACCCCGCCAACGTCCCCGGCGTGGTGACCGAACTGGCTGAAGAACGCGTCGAGTGGGTCGCCTGA
- a CDS encoding cation:proton antiporter — protein MWTWLTEFLAGLGPAPYLALVAVVAGLSQWLAWQVRVPSILLLLLVGFGLGQLVSPDAVLGRDVLFGGVTLAVGVILFEGALTLHLRDVRGIGRPVLRLCSVTVVIAWALISAAAWLIGFDLSVALLVGAILVVTGPTVIAPILRTLRPTRRVAALLKWEGIIVDPIGAVLAVLVFQGVLLGRGGEGVPQLIGNLLLTVVIATALGAGMGWILEQLMKRHAIPDFLQGVACLTSAIGVLVVSNALQSESGLLAVTVLGLYLGNRGLHLRPVEEFTEHLQVLFVGALFVILAGRISPADLVAVAPRAFLFVALLVIVVRPVSIWLGLWGTRVTREERGLLAFMAPRGIVAAAVTSIFGIEFHHAVQRMRERAAEATGDEALELTRRADNLAVLAAQTTELVPLVFLVIVLTVALYGLGVGRLAERLGLATTSPQGILFVGAQSWVVQAASALEKAGITTLIVSREYSRLSGARKVGLTTVTANILSDYAVRDMDLAGIKSLIAATKTDEVNATAAREFAHVLGRANVYQLARRTATVSAGKVRTEAASHLTARTCFDPSLNFDELEELVGRGHQVRSTRLTADFTYADLQARGDDSVMLFVVADGQVTIVDEDTQVPDKGVTAIYLAPPRDHTDRAVSRADS, from the coding sequence ATGTGGACGTGGTTGACGGAGTTCCTTGCGGGTCTCGGCCCAGCGCCGTACCTGGCGCTCGTCGCCGTCGTGGCCGGGTTGTCGCAGTGGCTGGCCTGGCAGGTCCGCGTGCCGTCCATCCTCCTGCTGCTCCTCGTCGGTTTCGGGCTCGGCCAACTGGTCAGCCCCGATGCCGTCCTGGGACGAGACGTTCTGTTCGGCGGGGTGACGCTCGCCGTCGGCGTGATCCTTTTCGAGGGTGCGCTCACCCTTCATCTGCGAGACGTCCGGGGCATCGGCAGGCCAGTGCTGCGTCTGTGCAGCGTCACCGTCGTCATCGCCTGGGCCCTCATCAGCGCGGCCGCATGGCTCATCGGCTTCGACCTGTCCGTGGCGCTCCTGGTGGGCGCAATCCTCGTGGTGACCGGCCCCACCGTCATCGCGCCGATCCTGCGGACGTTGCGCCCCACCCGCCGGGTGGCCGCCCTCCTGAAATGGGAGGGCATCATCGTCGACCCGATCGGGGCCGTGCTGGCCGTGCTCGTCTTCCAGGGTGTGCTCCTGGGCCGCGGCGGAGAAGGGGTGCCCCAACTCATCGGCAACCTGCTGCTCACCGTCGTCATCGCGACCGCGCTGGGTGCGGGAATGGGCTGGATCCTGGAACAGCTCATGAAGCGACACGCCATCCCCGATTTCCTCCAAGGTGTGGCGTGCCTGACCAGCGCCATCGGCGTGCTGGTGGTGAGCAACGCCCTGCAATCGGAAAGCGGACTTCTCGCCGTCACGGTCCTGGGGCTCTACCTCGGCAACAGAGGGTTGCATCTCAGACCGGTTGAGGAGTTCACCGAACACCTCCAGGTGCTCTTCGTCGGCGCCCTGTTCGTCATCCTCGCCGGGAGGATCTCGCCCGCTGACCTCGTCGCCGTGGCGCCGCGGGCGTTCCTCTTCGTTGCGCTGCTCGTGATCGTCGTGCGACCGGTCAGCATCTGGCTCGGACTCTGGGGTACCCGCGTGACTCGGGAGGAGCGTGGCCTCCTGGCCTTCATGGCCCCGAGGGGCATCGTCGCCGCGGCGGTGACGAGCATCTTCGGCATCGAGTTTCACCACGCCGTGCAGCGGATGCGCGAACGCGCGGCCGAGGCCACCGGGGACGAGGCGCTCGAACTAACCCGACGGGCCGACAACCTCGCCGTGCTGGCCGCGCAGACCACCGAGCTCGTCCCGCTGGTATTCCTCGTCATCGTGCTCACCGTGGCGCTCTACGGACTGGGCGTTGGCCGCCTCGCCGAACGGCTCGGTCTCGCGACGACGTCGCCGCAGGGCATCCTGTTCGTCGGCGCCCAGTCGTGGGTGGTCCAGGCCGCCAGTGCGCTCGAGAAAGCCGGCATCACGACGCTCATCGTGTCTCGCGAATACTCGCGGCTGAGCGGCGCCCGGAAGGTGGGGCTGACCACCGTGACCGCCAATATCCTCAGCGACTACGCCGTCAGAGACATGGACCTCGCAGGCATCAAATCACTCATCGCCGCCACCAAGACCGACGAGGTCAACGCCACGGCCGCGCGCGAGTTCGCCCACGTGCTCGGGCGCGCAAACGTCTACCAGCTCGCCCGCAGGACCGCTACGGTCAGCGCAGGGAAGGTCCGCACGGAGGCCGCCTCGCATCTCACCGCCCGGACCTGCTTCGATCCCTCACTCAACTTCGACGAACTGGAGGAGCTCGTCGGGCGGGGCCATCAGGTCCGCAGCACGCGACTGACGGCCGACTTCACCTATGCAGACCTCCAGGCCCGTGGCGACGACTCAGTCATGCTCTTCGTCGTGGCCGACGGGCAGGTGACGATCGTCGACGAGGACACGCAGGTGCCCGACAAGGGCGTCACCGCAATCTATCTGGCACCGCCCCGCGATCACACGGATCGTGCGGTCAGCCGTGCAGATAGTTGA
- a CDS encoding CBS domain-containing protein has translation MKINDVIKTKGTTVITARSDSSVAELVALLNEHRIGAVVITDDGKSVTGIAGERDVVQALGRYGASALDRSIGEIMGTEIHTCGPDDEIEAVAGSMTEHRARHLPVIESGRYVAIVSIGDIVKSRIDQLQAEREHLVNYLHG, from the coding sequence ATGAAGATTAACGACGTCATCAAGACCAAGGGCACGACAGTCATCACGGCACGCTCCGACTCCAGCGTCGCGGAACTCGTCGCGCTGCTGAACGAGCACCGGATCGGAGCCGTGGTCATCACCGACGACGGCAAGTCCGTGACCGGCATCGCGGGCGAACGCGACGTGGTGCAGGCACTGGGACGCTACGGCGCGTCCGCCTTGGACCGGAGCATCGGCGAGATCATGGGCACCGAGATCCACACCTGCGGACCTGACGACGAGATCGAGGCCGTTGCCGGATCGATGACTGAGCACCGGGCACGCCACCTTCCCGTCATCGAGTCAGGGCGCTACGTCGCGATCGTGAGCATCGGCGACATCGTGAAGAGCCGGATCGACCAGCTCCAGGCCGAGCGGGAGCACCTCGTCAACTATCTGCACGGCTGA
- a CDS encoding rhodanese-like domain-containing protein produces MASREPGTPLRRSFADLVGEANAIVPPLPLADAARLLGDDTVLFVDLREPGEIAREGQIPGAYRAPRGLLEFWVDPASPYYRADLDSGRRLVLYCASAWRSALAARSLVEMGMTDVTHIDGGFSAWKNAGHPIESSER; encoded by the coding sequence ATGGCGAGCCGCGAACCCGGGACGCCGCTGCGGAGGTCGTTCGCCGACCTGGTGGGGGAAGCCAACGCGATCGTCCCTCCTCTTCCACTGGCCGACGCCGCGCGTCTCCTGGGGGACGACACTGTGCTTTTCGTGGACCTCCGGGAGCCCGGTGAGATAGCGCGTGAAGGCCAGATCCCGGGCGCCTACCGCGCCCCCCGGGGCCTGCTGGAGTTCTGGGTGGACCCCGCGAGTCCGTACTACCGGGCCGACCTCGACTCAGGGCGACGCCTCGTGCTGTACTGCGCGTCGGCGTGGCGCTCAGCGCTCGCCGCCCGGTCGCTGGTCGAGATGGGAATGACCGACGTCACGCACATCGACGGAGGCTTCAGCGCTTGGAAGAACGCAGGGCATCCGATCGAGTCTTCGGAGCGGTAA
- the cysE gene encoding serine O-acetyltransferase, with translation MDPTRIVPDDQIWAAIQEECAEVARNEPLLAGFLYTVILSQPDLEDALSYILASKLDNTTLPALSLRDIIHDVLIDDECIQRAVRADLQAVVSRDPACPGYSNPLLYFKGFQSIQAYRVANFYWEHNRKPLAHYLQSRISEVFAVDIHPGARIGKGIMFDHATSVVIGETAVVEDEFSMLHEVTLGGSGKEGGDRHPKIGRGVMIGAGAKVLGNIRVGEGAKIGAGSVVLKDVPPHTTVAGVPARVVNLPPSALPAHDMDQAFDPSVPIC, from the coding sequence ATGGACCCGACACGCATCGTCCCTGACGACCAGATCTGGGCCGCCATCCAGGAGGAGTGCGCCGAGGTGGCTCGCAACGAGCCCCTGCTGGCAGGATTCCTGTACACGGTGATCCTCAGCCAGCCTGATCTCGAGGACGCGCTGAGCTACATCCTGGCGAGCAAGCTCGACAACACGACGCTGCCCGCGCTGAGCCTGCGCGACATCATCCACGACGTCCTGATCGACGACGAGTGCATCCAGCGGGCTGTGCGAGCCGACCTGCAGGCCGTCGTGTCGCGCGACCCGGCCTGCCCGGGCTACTCCAACCCCCTGTTGTACTTCAAGGGATTCCAGTCCATCCAGGCCTACCGGGTGGCCAACTTCTACTGGGAACACAACCGCAAACCGCTTGCCCACTACCTCCAGAGCCGCATTTCGGAGGTGTTCGCCGTCGACATCCATCCGGGGGCCCGCATCGGAAAGGGGATCATGTTCGACCACGCGACCAGCGTGGTGATCGGCGAGACGGCCGTCGTGGAGGACGAGTTCTCGATGCTGCACGAGGTGACGCTCGGCGGTTCAGGGAAGGAGGGCGGCGACCGCCATCCCAAGATCGGCAGGGGCGTCATGATCGGCGCCGGAGCCAAGGTGCTGGGCAACATCCGGGTGGGTGAGGGAGCCAAGATCGGTGCCGGTTCGGTCGTGCTCAAGGATGTGCCACCGCACACGACGGTGGCCGGCGTGCCCGCGCGCGTCGTCAACCTGCCGCCGTCGGCGCTCCCCGCACACGACATGGACCAGGCGTTCGACCCCAGCGTCCCCATCTGCTGA